In the Leptospira fainei serovar Hurstbridge str. BUT 6 genome, CGTCTTTCTTTAAAAAATCAATAAAGGTCTCGACGGTATTCGCGAATCGACCTTGAACCTTCAAAGGATTTCTGGAAATGATCCGAGCAGCCGGAATAAATATTACGAATAATAAAAATGCTACGATCCACATCATGGTCACTCTGCGAGTGATATGCAGATCGAAACCTCCCACGAAATGGAACCTTTTATTATGATGATGGTCCAGGAAAATATTTTCGTTGGAAGGATCGAACCCTTCTTGATCTTCATAGATCTTATGGCCGCCGATGTTCAAAGGAAACTCGGCGTGATCCATCAAGTGATGAACCAAGACTTCGTTTAAATCAAATCCCTCTCCGGCAGATTCGGATGCGAACGCAGGTAGGGCGGAAAGAAGTAGGATTGCAGCAAAGAGTCGTTTCAACATACGTTTAAAAAGATGCGCGGTTTCCTTTTGCGGGAAACTGGTTTCCGGGAAGAAAGCTCCGGGGTTCTAACGTTCAAGCTCGGATCGGTCGAAAACACTTCTAAACGGTGCTCGTCCCTTCACCTTGCGAATACCAATATTAATATGTTCGCGAAATGAGCAATAAAAAAACCGATTATAAAACCTTCACGTTCCCCCATCCATAAAAACGTAAACAAACAAGCTATCTGAATGAAAAAAAATAGAACGTTCGTTCCTAATTGCGCATTCAGAGCTCCCGTAGAATTCTTCAAAAGGATATAAAATCGTATCGAATATGAGAAAAAAGAAAGAAGAAGAGATGAGGCCACGCCTTTCCAGAAACCGAAATTTAAGTCGGGTCCGAACTGAAATAGAATAAGGAAAACAAGGCTTACTAGCAAGGCGCCGAAAAGATATTTCTTAGGATTTAATAGACCTTCTTGCATCGAAGGTAGAGCTACTTTTCTCCTCTCTCATGCTTTGCCACACGATAGAGAATGTAATAAATCCCGTAAGTAAAGCCGATCACGGAGCCGCCTAAAATTCCGAAGGGGGAAAACCCAAATTTGGAATCCAGGTAATTCCCGATAAAGATGGAACCTACAACGATAAAGCAAAACTCCATTCCAAGCCCGGCAAGCTCCCAGGGAGAAGCTTCTTTCGGTTTCTTAGATTCAGGCTCGGACATAAACGTTTGCCTACTGTAAGATAGTCCCGATTCTGGACCATCGAACTTCCATCCTAGGGATTCGATATAAAATCGTTCTGATTAGCCAGTTTGCCGAAGGATCTCCGCAGCTACTTTTTAGTTCGGAACCTTCATATTGCTCCGCATATTGCACCCCTTTTTCGGCTAATTCCCGGCCGCTTTTGTACTGACAGACGGAATCCTTCCAATTTACGGAAAAGTAAATCATGGCAGCTTTTCCAAGTACGTCCTCCCTAGGAACGAACCCCCAATATCTCGAATCGGAAGAATCGGGACGATTGTCCCCTTCCATCATATAATGGTCGACCGGAATTTCACATCCGCTGGGTTTATAACAATCAGACCCGTGATAATAAAGCGAATCGCTACCCTCTAAAACATAATGTTCAAAGCCGGATTTTTCTTCTTTGTACAGAAAACCGCTCAAAGCTCTGGTATTATCCAAATCATAAAGGAGGGTGCCGGGTTCGACTTCCCTATATTTATATTTCTTAAATTCGGAACTCCCCTTTTCCTTATACTCGATTGCGGAGTATGTAGAATAGTGATTATCTCTACGGATATTCGTCAAAGTGATCCGAATCGTATCTCCCGGTAAACCGATGACCCGTTTTACATAACGTTTGGGGAAAAAACCGTCTCGGGTGTCTCCGGGTTCCGTCATGGCTCGTTGTGGAGGGATAAACGTTACGATATCCCCTCTTTTAGGATCGTCGTATCGAAACAGCTCCTTTTCGGTAAAGGGCATTCTAAAAGAATAGCGCATCTTATTTACGAATAGGAAATCCCCGATTTTTAAAGTCGGTATCATGGATCCTGACGGGATATTATTGGCATCTAATACCGAGGATTTGAAGGCTAAAACCAGAACAACGATTACGATGAATGAAAAAGTGGAAGAAATCGATTCGTCTTCGACAAATCCGGAAATTAGGCTTTTTTTAGATGGAATGCCCTGGGGCTCGCTCATAGGTCTATTGATAGGAGATTAGGATTTCCCGTCAATCACGCACCAAAAATCCTTACGCTTTTCAGAGAAAGGACGATACTAGAAAGGTGAAAGAGCAGATTGACCGTAAAATCATCGAACTTCGCCGCTACCTAGTATCTCTGACGACGACTTATCCTATCGTCGGCTTAAAAGGCGGAACGGAAACCGAGGATATGGACGCCGAGGAAATCAGGGTTCTCCACCTGGTCGCCAAAGACGTGGTTCCAGTAACGGTCAAAATCGGGGGGCCGGAAGCAAGGACGGATATCCGAATGCTTGTAAAAGAGGAAATCGAAGGCATTTCGGCGCCGATGATCGAATCGGCCTATGCTCTCAAGAACTTCATTGCCACCCTCAGAAGCATGCTCCCGCCGGTTACCTTTCGAAAAGTATTCAAAGCCATGAATTTGGAAACGATTACGGGATATAAGAATCTCCTGGAAATCGTGGATTCAAAATCTTTCGAAGAATTGGATCAAGTTACCGCCGCTCGTTCCGACTTATCAGCTTCCATGGGCCTAATTCCCGACGATGACGAGGTCATGAAAGTCACCAAAACTATCGTGACCATTTCCAAGGATCGCGGTAAAAAAACATCCGTAGGCGGAACGATTACAAAACAGAACTTTCGGAAAATTGCCGAAGAAATCGGACCGGATAAAATAAACTCGAGACACGTTTGTGTGGATGCAAAACGGTCGGTAGAGAAAGGGGCCGAAGAAGTAGCGGAAGCGATGCTTCAGTTCGAAATCGAACTCTACGATCTTCTTTCGATCTTAAAACCCGAAAAGGCATTCGCTTATAAAAATCGGATGGAAACAAACCGTGAAAGAATTGGGTCTCGTAAGGTTCTTTATTCTATCCGGTAAAAAATGGCGAAGGATACACAAGATCTAATCCTAAAAACATCTCTTCGCCTTTTTTCGGAGCAGGGATATCACGGCACCACAATGCGGCAGATCTCGCAAAGAGCCGGTTTATCCCTAGGCTTAGCATATCGCTACTTCGAATCCAAGGAATCAATTTTAGTCGGCATCATCCAATCGCATGATAAAATTCTAAAGAAGTACCTACCCGAGAATCTCACTTCCCCTGACGATCGAAAGGAGTTGATCGAATTTCTTGCCGGGCAGATCGTAAAATTAGTAAAGGAAAACGAAGAATATCTAAGACTGTATTGGAATCTGATGCTCCAACCGAAAATACACAGATTGAAGCGTCGGAATATTCACCTTGTAAATCTGATCTTTTACGAAAATTCAAAGAAAGTCATTCTCGCATTAAAGCCGAATTATACCGAATTCGAAGTGAAAAATTTATCTTCATCTACGATCGGTTATATGATAAATTATCTTACGAATAGGAAAGAATTCAGTCTGGAAGATTTTCGCGCTTATATAGTGTATGCACTCGAAAACACCTAAGATCAATATTTGAGAAAAATCGGATTTCTCGTCGGATTGTATAAAGAGTTTTTTTATGATGAGAATCCTGATTTTTCCGCCAATTACTAGAAACGGGAAATTCCCCTCCGGCTCTAAAGCTTCTCCGCTGGAAATCCGGAAGGATCAGCGGCAAAAATTCGATTTACATAAGGAAAGTAAAAAAGCTAAGATTTGGATCGACTTTGAAAATCCGAACGAAGAAGATCTTTATTTTCTCTCGCAAAATTGCGGATTCCATCCTTTAGCGATCGAAGACTGCGTTAATCGAAACCAAAGGCCTAAATTCGAGGATTACGAAGATCATGCTTTCATAGTATTGCATAATTTTTCGTCCCCGTCCGGGAGCAAACAGCTTTTAGCGAGAGAGACTCATGCGTTTTTCAACCATAATTTCATCGTAACCGTGCATGAGCATAATGAAAATATAATAGATAACCTTTGGAGTCGATGTTGTACGGAAGCGAACCTGGTGGCTAAAGGAACCGACCATTTTTTATACGTTCTTTTCGACTTTTTGGTGGACTCGAATTTTCCGATTCTGGACGAAGTATCCGAAGGGATCACCGATCTGGAGAACCAAATTCTCACTAAAGAAGTCCAACCCGACTTCGTTACCGATATGCTCTTCCTAAAAAGAAACTTGGTGCGAATGCGAAGGGTTCTTTCTCCTCAAAGAGAAGTGCTGAATCTGATTATGCGGCATGAGAATAAATTCCTGACGCAAAGAATTAGATTTTATTTCAGGGACGTTTACGATCATCTAAGTCGATTGGTGGAAACCATCGATATGGACAGGGATCTTATCGGGAACTCCATGGATGCGTATTTCTCGCTATT is a window encoding:
- the corA gene encoding magnesium/cobalt transporter CorA, whose protein sequence is MMRILIFPPITRNGKFPSGSKASPLEIRKDQRQKFDLHKESKKAKIWIDFENPNEEDLYFLSQNCGFHPLAIEDCVNRNQRPKFEDYEDHAFIVLHNFSSPSGSKQLLARETHAFFNHNFIVTVHEHNENIIDNLWSRCCTEANLVAKGTDHFLYVLFDFLVDSNFPILDEVSEGITDLENQILTKEVQPDFVTDMLFLKRNLVRMRRVLSPQREVLNLIMRHENKFLTQRIRFYFRDVYDHLSRLVETIDMDRDLIGNSMDAYFSLLSQKTNEIIKKLTLVSMVFLPLTFLTGFFGMNFTDLPFSSNTMFWITIGTIGSIPASMMLYFRRKKWFNE
- a CDS encoding AtpZ/AtpI family protein; this translates as MSEPESKKPKEASPWELAGLGMEFCFIVVGSIFIGNYLDSKFGFSPFGILGGSVIGFTYGIYYILYRVAKHERGEK
- a CDS encoding aldolase/citrate lyase family protein, producing the protein MKEQIDRKIIELRRYLVSLTTTYPIVGLKGGTETEDMDAEEIRVLHLVAKDVVPVTVKIGGPEARTDIRMLVKEEIEGISAPMIESAYALKNFIATLRSMLPPVTFRKVFKAMNLETITGYKNLLEIVDSKSFEELDQVTAARSDLSASMGLIPDDDEVMKVTKTIVTISKDRGKKTSVGGTITKQNFRKIAEEIGPDKINSRHVCVDAKRSVEKGAEEVAEAMLQFEIELYDLLSILKPEKAFAYKNRMETNRERIGSRKVLYSIR
- a CDS encoding TetR/AcrR family transcriptional regulator — its product is MAKDTQDLILKTSLRLFSEQGYHGTTMRQISQRAGLSLGLAYRYFESKESILVGIIQSHDKILKKYLPENLTSPDDRKELIEFLAGQIVKLVKENEEYLRLYWNLMLQPKIHRLKRRNIHLVNLIFYENSKKVILALKPNYTEFEVKNLSSSTIGYMINYLTNRKEFSLEDFRAYIVYALENT
- the lepB gene encoding signal peptidase I; translated protein: MSEPQGIPSKKSLISGFVEDESISSTFSFIVIVVLVLAFKSSVLDANNIPSGSMIPTLKIGDFLFVNKMRYSFRMPFTEKELFRYDDPKRGDIVTFIPPQRAMTEPGDTRDGFFPKRYVKRVIGLPGDTIRITLTNIRRDNHYSTYSAIEYKEKGSSEFKKYKYREVEPGTLLYDLDNTRALSGFLYKEEKSGFEHYVLEGSDSLYYHGSDCYKPSGCEIPVDHYMMEGDNRPDSSDSRYWGFVPREDVLGKAAMIYFSVNWKDSVCQYKSGRELAEKGVQYAEQYEGSELKSSCGDPSANWLIRTILYRIPRMEVRWSRIGTILQ